From one Lolium rigidum isolate FL_2022 chromosome 4, APGP_CSIRO_Lrig_0.1, whole genome shotgun sequence genomic stretch:
- the LOC124649193 gene encoding polygalacturonase At1g48100-like, producing the protein MGTARPGLLRLMAVTFALVALFGLGVHGRNHIHKKPHGGSGAGHRGGAKGGSTVVSSPAVPPDDDATPLVAPPPPASGSIVPSDPATPAQPAEQCVFDVREYGATGENTADDTEAFRAAWSAACAVESAVLLVPSDGTFTISSTTFSGPCKPGLVFQVDGVLMPPDGPDCWPASDNRRQWLVFSNLDGMTLRGAGTIEGNGEDWWNLPCKPHRGPNGSTLHGPCDSPTLIRFFMSCNLVVQGLRVENSPEFHFRFDGCSDVLVDGLFIRSPANSPNTDGIHVENTERVGIYNSKISNGDDCISIGTGSYDVDIQNVTCGPGHGISIGSLGVHNSQACVANVTVRNAVIRNSDNGLRIKTWQGGMGSVSGITFDGVLMENVRNCIIVDQYYCMDKRCMNQSTAVHVTDISYANIRGSYDVRSAPIHFACSDTVPCTNVTMSEVELLPFSGELVDDPFCWSAYGVQETPTIPPISCLQDGIPDSLLDNPDLKCR; encoded by the exons ATGGGAACTGCAAGGCCGGGGCTGCTGCGGTTGATGGCGGTGACGTTTGCGCTGGTGGCATTgtttggcctcggcgtccatgGAAGGAACCACATACACAAGAAGCCTCACGGTGGCAGTGGCGCCGGGCACAGGGGCGGCGCAAAAGGAGGCAGCACGGTGGTGTCCTCGCCTGCTGTTCCGCCGGACGATGACGCAACGCCGCTGGTTGCGCCACCTCCGCCGGCGTCCGGCAGCATTGTCCCGTCTGACCCGGCCACGCCGGCTCAGCCGGCCGAGCAGTGCGTGTTCGACGTCCGGGAGTACGGCGCGACCGGGGAAAACACGGCGGACGACACCGAGGCGTTCCGGGCGGCGTGGAGCGCGGCCTGCGCCGTGGAGTCGGCCGTGCTGCTGGTGCCGTCCGACGGCACGTTCACCATCTCCTCCACCACCTTCTCCGGGCCGTGCAAGCCCGGCCTCGTGTTCCAG GTGGATGGGGTGCTGATGCCGCCGGACGGGCCGGACTGCTGGCCGGCGTCGGACAACCGGCGGCAGTGGCTGGTGTTCTCCAACCTGGACGGCATGACGCTGCGCGGCGCCGGCACCATCGAGGGCAACGGCGAGGACTGGTGGAACCTCCCCTGCAAGCCTCACAGG GGTCCGAACGGGTCCACGCTGCACGGGCCGTGCGACAGCCCCACG CTGATCAGGTTCTTCATGAGCTGCAACCTGGTGGTTCAGGGCCTCAGGGTGGAGAACAGCCCGGAGTTCCACTTCCGGTTCGACGGCTGCAGCGACGTGCTCGTCGACGGGCTGTTCATCAGGTCGCCGGCCAACAGCCCCAACACCGACGGCATCCACGTCGAGAACACCGAGCGTGTCGGAATCTACAACTCCAAGATCAGCAATG GTGACGACTGCATCTCAATTGGGACTGGGAGCTATGATGTGGACATACAAAATGTAACATGCGGCCCTGGGCACGGCATAAG CATCGGCAGCCTGGGCGTCCACAACTCGCAGGCGTGCGTGGCGAACGTGACGGTGCGGAACGCGGTGATCCGGAACTCGGACAACGGCCTGAGGATCAAGACATGGCAGGGCGGGATGGGCTCCGTCTCCGGGATCACCTTCGATGGCGTGCTCATGGAGAACGTGCGCAACTGCATCATCGTCGACCAGTATTACTGCATGGACAAGCGGTGCATGAACCAGTCCACCGCCGTGCACGTCACCGACATCTCCTACGCCAACATCCGCGGCTCCTACGACGTCCGCAGCGCGCCCATCCACTTCGCCTGCAGCGACACCGTCCCCTGCACCAACGTCACCATGTCCGAGGTCGAGCTCCTGCCTTTCAGCGGCGAGCTCGTCGACGACCCCTTCTGCTGGAGCGCCTACGGGGTCCAGGAGACGCCCACCATCCCGCCCATCTCCTGCCTGCAGGACGGCATCCCGGACTCCCTCCTCGACAACCCGGATCTCAAGTGCCGATGA